In Odontesthes bonariensis isolate fOdoBon6 chromosome 6, fOdoBon6.hap1, whole genome shotgun sequence, one genomic interval encodes:
- the rasal1 gene encoding rasGAP-activating-like protein 1 isoform X3: MSKNTSLYFRIVEGRNLPAKDVSGTSDPYCIVKVDNEVVARTATVWKNLNPFWGEEYTLHLPMGFHSLSFQVMDEDTIGHDDVIGKITLSKEAIGSQARGLDSWLNLTRVDPDEEVQGEIHLSLELLKGTKKISLRCRVIEARDLAPRDISGTSDPFARVIFNNHSAETSIIKKTRFPHWGETLELELDQKELSEDRTVVVEVWDWDMVGKNDFLGKVEIPFACLHKTPLLEGWFRLLPLGNNEVDTSGKLGALRLKVRLVEDRILPSMYYQPLIDLLVESVEDSSALTMLEEMTTVESRQDVAMTLVKIYLGQGLVVPFLDYLNTREVNHTTDPNTLFRSNSLASKAMEQFMKAVGMLYLHEVLKPIINRIFDERKYIELDPCKIDLNRTRRISFKGAVSEAEVRDSSVEMLQGYLTSIIESIVGSVDQCPPVMRVAFKQLHKRVEEQFTEPEHEDVKYLAISGFFFLRFFAPAILTPKLFQLRDQHADTRTSRTLLLLAKALQSVGNLGLQLGHGKEQWMAPLHPIILRSVASVKDFLDKLIDIDHDIVSEVPQRAVFMPSVTVKEGYLHKHKAEGPQLLSRFAFKKRYFWLTSETLSYAKTSDWQVRSSIPIQCVCAVERVDENAFQQQNVMQVITQDNDGQLHTMYIQCKNVNELNQWLSAIRKVSIYNERMLPFFHPGAHRSGKWTCCLQVDRAVTGCSRTHSAVTLGDWSDPLDPDVETQMIYKQLLQGRDKLRKKYVEMPDSDQTSSKKEKRINSDHPDGAECNAQQMKPGQSVAARLLVVIEDLEHAHATFQHREKEDATSVILNP, translated from the exons ATGTCCAAAAATACTTCTCTTTATTTTCGAATTGTCGAGGGCAGGAATCTCCCGGCCAAAGACGT atCCGGAACCAGTGATCCTTACTGCATCGTTAAAGTTGACAATGAAGTAGTGGCCAG GACTGCTACGGTATGGAAGAATCTAAATCCTTTCTGGGGCGAAGAGTACACGTTACACCTCCCAATGGGGTTCCATTCACTCTCGTTCCAAGTCATGGACGAGGACACGATTGG CCACGATGATGTTATTGGAAAGATTACTCTGAGCAAAGAAGCCATCGGATCTCAAGCTAGAG GGTTAGATAGTTGGTTGAACCTGACAAGGGTTGACCCTGATGAAGAAGTCCAAGGAGAGATCCATCTCAGTCTGGAGCTATTGAAGGGCACAAAGAAGATCAGCCTGCGATGTCGAGTCATTGAAGCCAG AGACTTGGCTCCAAGAGACATTTCTGGAACCTCCGATCCCTTTGCAAGAGTTATTTTTAACAACCACAGTGCGGAGACCTCG ATTATCAAGAAAACCCGTTTCCCTCACTGGGGAGAGACCTTAGAGCTGGAGTTGGATCAAAAGGAGTTGAGTGAGGATCGAACTGTTGTTGTGGAGGTCTGGGACTGGGACATGGTGGGCAAGAATGACTTTCTGGGAAAG GTGGAAATCCCTTTTGCTTGTTTGCACAAGACACCTCTGTTGGAGGGCTGGTTTCGTTTGCTTCCCCTGGGAAACAATGAGGTTGACACGAG TGGCAAGCTAGGGGCGTTGCGTCTGAAGGTGCGTTTGGTGGAGGATCGGATCTTGCCGTCCATGTACTATCAGCCTCTCATCGACCTGCTGGTCGAGTCG GTGGAGGACAGCAGTGCTCTGACCATGCTGGAGGAGATGACCACAGTTGAGAGCCGGCAGGATGTCGCAATGACTCTGGTGAAGATCTACTTGGGACAAGGCCTGGTGGTGCCATTCCTAGATTACCTCAACACCCGGGAGGTCAACCACACCA CTGATCCAAACACTTTATTTCGCTCCAACTCACTCGCCTCCAAGGCCATGGAACAGTTCATGAAG GCTGTTGGCATGCTGTATCTGCATGAGGTGTTGAAACCCATCATCAATCGCATCTTTGATGAGAGAAAGTACATTGAGCTGGACCCATGTAAGATTGACCTGAACCGCACAAG ACGTATTTCATTTAAGGGTGCAGTGTCTGAGGCAGAGGTGCGGGACAGCAGCGTGGAGATGCTGCAGGGCTATTTAACCAGCATCATCGAATCAATCGTGGGCTCAGTTGATCAGTGTCCTCCTGTCATGAGAGTGGCCTTCAAACAGCTGCACAAGAGAGTAGAGGAGCAATTCACTGAGCCTGAGCATGAG GATGTGAAGTACTTGGCCATCAGTGGATTCTTCTTCCTGCGTTTTTTTGCTCCTGCAATCCTCACGCCTAAACTGTTCCAGCTGAGAGACCAGCATGCTGACACACGGACAAGCAGAACACTGTTACTACTGGCCAAG GCACTGCAAAGTGTTGGCAACTTGGGCCTTCAGCTGGGCCACGGAAAGGAGCAGTGGATGGCGCCTCTTCATCCCATCATCCTTCGCAGTGTGGCTTCTGTCAAGGACTTCTTGGACAAGTTGATTGACATAGACCATGACATTG TATCTGAGGTACCTCAGAGGGCTGTATTCATGCCTTCAGTCACAGTTAAGGAGGGCTACCTCCATAAACACAAAGCAGAGGGACCACAGCTGCTCTCCCGCTTTGCCTTTAAGAAACGGTACTTCTGGTTGACTAGTGAGACGCTGTCTTATGCGAAGACCTCTGATTGGCAG GTGCGCTCTTCAATCCctattcagtgtgtgtgtgctgtggaGAGGGTGGATGAAAATGCCTTTCAGCAGCAGAATGTAATGCAGGTCATCACTCAGGACAACGACGGGCAGCTGCACACCATGTACATCCAGTGCAAG AATGTCAATGAGCTGAACCAGTGGCTGTCTGCGATCAGGAAAGTCAGTATCTACAACGAGCGCATGCTGCCCTTTTTCCACCCGGGGGCTCATCGCAGTGGCAAGTGGACCTGCTGCCTGCAGGTGGACCGTGCTG TTACAGGCTGCAGCAGAACTCACTCAGCTGTGACTCTGGGTGACTGGAGTGACCCACTGGATCCTGACGTAGAGACTCAAATGATATACAAGCAACTTCTCCAGGGCAGAGACAAACTCAG GAAAAAATATGTGGAGATGCCAGACTCTGATCAGACGTCGAGCAAAAAGGAAAAGAGGATCAACTCGGATCACCCAG ATGGCGCCGAGTGCAATGCTCAGCAAATGAAGCCAGGTCAGAGTGTCGCTGCTCGTCTGTTGGTGGTGATCGAGGATCTGGAGCACGCTCACGCCACCTTCCAGCACAGAGAAAAAGAGGACGCCACCAGTGTCATTCTGAATCCCTAG
- the rasal1 gene encoding rasGAP-activating-like protein 1 isoform X2 yields the protein MSKNTSLYFRIVEGRNLPAKDVSGTSDPYCIVKVDNEVVARTATVWKNLNPFWGEEYTLHLPMGFHSLSFQVMDEDTIGHDDVIGKITLSKEAIGSQARGLDSWLNLTRVDPDEEVQGEIHLSLELLKGTKKISLRCRVIEARDLAPRDISGTSDPFARVIFNNHSAETSIIKKTRFPHWGETLELELDQKELSEDRTVVVEVWDWDMVGKNDFLGKVEIPFACLHKTPLLEGWFRLLPLGNNEVDTSGKLGALRLKVRLVEDRILPSMYYQPLIDLLVESVISPTEVEDSSALTMLEEMTTVESRQDVAMTLVKIYLGQGLVVPFLDYLNTREVNHTTDPNTLFRSNSLASKAMEQFMKAVGMLYLHEVLKPIINRIFDERKYIELDPCKIDLNRTRRISFKGAVSEAEVRDSSVEMLQGYLTSIIESIVGSVDQCPPVMRVAFKQLHKRVEEQFTEPEHEDVKYLAISGFFFLRFFAPAILTPKLFQLRDQHADTRTSRTLLLLAKALQSVGNLGLQLGHGKEQWMAPLHPIILRSVASVKDFLDKLIDIDHDIVSEVPQRAVFMPSVTVKEGYLHKHKAEGPQLLSRFAFKKRYFWLTSETLSYAKTSDWQVRSSIPIQCVCAVERVDENAFQQQNVMQVITQDNDGQLHTMYIQCKNVNELNQWLSAIRKVSIYNERMLPFFHPGAHRSGKWTCCLQVDRAGCSRTHSAVTLGDWSDPLDPDVETQMIYKQLLQGRDKLRKKYVEMPDSDQTSSKKEKRINSDHPDGAECNAQQMKPGQSVAARLLVVIEDLEHAHATFQHREKEDATSVILNP from the exons ATGTCCAAAAATACTTCTCTTTATTTTCGAATTGTCGAGGGCAGGAATCTCCCGGCCAAAGACGT atCCGGAACCAGTGATCCTTACTGCATCGTTAAAGTTGACAATGAAGTAGTGGCCAG GACTGCTACGGTATGGAAGAATCTAAATCCTTTCTGGGGCGAAGAGTACACGTTACACCTCCCAATGGGGTTCCATTCACTCTCGTTCCAAGTCATGGACGAGGACACGATTGG CCACGATGATGTTATTGGAAAGATTACTCTGAGCAAAGAAGCCATCGGATCTCAAGCTAGAG GGTTAGATAGTTGGTTGAACCTGACAAGGGTTGACCCTGATGAAGAAGTCCAAGGAGAGATCCATCTCAGTCTGGAGCTATTGAAGGGCACAAAGAAGATCAGCCTGCGATGTCGAGTCATTGAAGCCAG AGACTTGGCTCCAAGAGACATTTCTGGAACCTCCGATCCCTTTGCAAGAGTTATTTTTAACAACCACAGTGCGGAGACCTCG ATTATCAAGAAAACCCGTTTCCCTCACTGGGGAGAGACCTTAGAGCTGGAGTTGGATCAAAAGGAGTTGAGTGAGGATCGAACTGTTGTTGTGGAGGTCTGGGACTGGGACATGGTGGGCAAGAATGACTTTCTGGGAAAG GTGGAAATCCCTTTTGCTTGTTTGCACAAGACACCTCTGTTGGAGGGCTGGTTTCGTTTGCTTCCCCTGGGAAACAATGAGGTTGACACGAG TGGCAAGCTAGGGGCGTTGCGTCTGAAGGTGCGTTTGGTGGAGGATCGGATCTTGCCGTCCATGTACTATCAGCCTCTCATCGACCTGCTGGTCGAGTCGGTAATCTCCCCCACAGAG GTGGAGGACAGCAGTGCTCTGACCATGCTGGAGGAGATGACCACAGTTGAGAGCCGGCAGGATGTCGCAATGACTCTGGTGAAGATCTACTTGGGACAAGGCCTGGTGGTGCCATTCCTAGATTACCTCAACACCCGGGAGGTCAACCACACCA CTGATCCAAACACTTTATTTCGCTCCAACTCACTCGCCTCCAAGGCCATGGAACAGTTCATGAAG GCTGTTGGCATGCTGTATCTGCATGAGGTGTTGAAACCCATCATCAATCGCATCTTTGATGAGAGAAAGTACATTGAGCTGGACCCATGTAAGATTGACCTGAACCGCACAAG ACGTATTTCATTTAAGGGTGCAGTGTCTGAGGCAGAGGTGCGGGACAGCAGCGTGGAGATGCTGCAGGGCTATTTAACCAGCATCATCGAATCAATCGTGGGCTCAGTTGATCAGTGTCCTCCTGTCATGAGAGTGGCCTTCAAACAGCTGCACAAGAGAGTAGAGGAGCAATTCACTGAGCCTGAGCATGAG GATGTGAAGTACTTGGCCATCAGTGGATTCTTCTTCCTGCGTTTTTTTGCTCCTGCAATCCTCACGCCTAAACTGTTCCAGCTGAGAGACCAGCATGCTGACACACGGACAAGCAGAACACTGTTACTACTGGCCAAG GCACTGCAAAGTGTTGGCAACTTGGGCCTTCAGCTGGGCCACGGAAAGGAGCAGTGGATGGCGCCTCTTCATCCCATCATCCTTCGCAGTGTGGCTTCTGTCAAGGACTTCTTGGACAAGTTGATTGACATAGACCATGACATTG TATCTGAGGTACCTCAGAGGGCTGTATTCATGCCTTCAGTCACAGTTAAGGAGGGCTACCTCCATAAACACAAAGCAGAGGGACCACAGCTGCTCTCCCGCTTTGCCTTTAAGAAACGGTACTTCTGGTTGACTAGTGAGACGCTGTCTTATGCGAAGACCTCTGATTGGCAG GTGCGCTCTTCAATCCctattcagtgtgtgtgtgctgtggaGAGGGTGGATGAAAATGCCTTTCAGCAGCAGAATGTAATGCAGGTCATCACTCAGGACAACGACGGGCAGCTGCACACCATGTACATCCAGTGCAAG AATGTCAATGAGCTGAACCAGTGGCTGTCTGCGATCAGGAAAGTCAGTATCTACAACGAGCGCATGCTGCCCTTTTTCCACCCGGGGGCTCATCGCAGTGGCAAGTGGACCTGCTGCCTGCAGGTGGACCGTGCTG GCTGCAGCAGAACTCACTCAGCTGTGACTCTGGGTGACTGGAGTGACCCACTGGATCCTGACGTAGAGACTCAAATGATATACAAGCAACTTCTCCAGGGCAGAGACAAACTCAG GAAAAAATATGTGGAGATGCCAGACTCTGATCAGACGTCGAGCAAAAAGGAAAAGAGGATCAACTCGGATCACCCAG ATGGCGCCGAGTGCAATGCTCAGCAAATGAAGCCAGGTCAGAGTGTCGCTGCTCGTCTGTTGGTGGTGATCGAGGATCTGGAGCACGCTCACGCCACCTTCCAGCACAGAGAAAAAGAGGACGCCACCAGTGTCATTCTGAATCCCTAG
- the rasal1 gene encoding rasGAP-activating-like protein 1 isoform X1 — MSKNTSLYFRIVEGRNLPAKDVSGTSDPYCIVKVDNEVVARTATVWKNLNPFWGEEYTLHLPMGFHSLSFQVMDEDTIGHDDVIGKITLSKEAIGSQARGLDSWLNLTRVDPDEEVQGEIHLSLELLKGTKKISLRCRVIEARDLAPRDISGTSDPFARVIFNNHSAETSIIKKTRFPHWGETLELELDQKELSEDRTVVVEVWDWDMVGKNDFLGKVEIPFACLHKTPLLEGWFRLLPLGNNEVDTSGKLGALRLKVRLVEDRILPSMYYQPLIDLLVESVISPTEVEDSSALTMLEEMTTVESRQDVAMTLVKIYLGQGLVVPFLDYLNTREVNHTTDPNTLFRSNSLASKAMEQFMKAVGMLYLHEVLKPIINRIFDERKYIELDPCKIDLNRTRRISFKGAVSEAEVRDSSVEMLQGYLTSIIESIVGSVDQCPPVMRVAFKQLHKRVEEQFTEPEHEDVKYLAISGFFFLRFFAPAILTPKLFQLRDQHADTRTSRTLLLLAKALQSVGNLGLQLGHGKEQWMAPLHPIILRSVASVKDFLDKLIDIDHDIVSEVPQRAVFMPSVTVKEGYLHKHKAEGPQLLSRFAFKKRYFWLTSETLSYAKTSDWQVRSSIPIQCVCAVERVDENAFQQQNVMQVITQDNDGQLHTMYIQCKNVNELNQWLSAIRKVSIYNERMLPFFHPGAHRSGKWTCCLQVDRAVTGCSRTHSAVTLGDWSDPLDPDVETQMIYKQLLQGRDKLRKKYVEMPDSDQTSSKKEKRINSDHPDGAECNAQQMKPGQSVAARLLVVIEDLEHAHATFQHREKEDATSVILNP; from the exons ATGTCCAAAAATACTTCTCTTTATTTTCGAATTGTCGAGGGCAGGAATCTCCCGGCCAAAGACGT atCCGGAACCAGTGATCCTTACTGCATCGTTAAAGTTGACAATGAAGTAGTGGCCAG GACTGCTACGGTATGGAAGAATCTAAATCCTTTCTGGGGCGAAGAGTACACGTTACACCTCCCAATGGGGTTCCATTCACTCTCGTTCCAAGTCATGGACGAGGACACGATTGG CCACGATGATGTTATTGGAAAGATTACTCTGAGCAAAGAAGCCATCGGATCTCAAGCTAGAG GGTTAGATAGTTGGTTGAACCTGACAAGGGTTGACCCTGATGAAGAAGTCCAAGGAGAGATCCATCTCAGTCTGGAGCTATTGAAGGGCACAAAGAAGATCAGCCTGCGATGTCGAGTCATTGAAGCCAG AGACTTGGCTCCAAGAGACATTTCTGGAACCTCCGATCCCTTTGCAAGAGTTATTTTTAACAACCACAGTGCGGAGACCTCG ATTATCAAGAAAACCCGTTTCCCTCACTGGGGAGAGACCTTAGAGCTGGAGTTGGATCAAAAGGAGTTGAGTGAGGATCGAACTGTTGTTGTGGAGGTCTGGGACTGGGACATGGTGGGCAAGAATGACTTTCTGGGAAAG GTGGAAATCCCTTTTGCTTGTTTGCACAAGACACCTCTGTTGGAGGGCTGGTTTCGTTTGCTTCCCCTGGGAAACAATGAGGTTGACACGAG TGGCAAGCTAGGGGCGTTGCGTCTGAAGGTGCGTTTGGTGGAGGATCGGATCTTGCCGTCCATGTACTATCAGCCTCTCATCGACCTGCTGGTCGAGTCGGTAATCTCCCCCACAGAG GTGGAGGACAGCAGTGCTCTGACCATGCTGGAGGAGATGACCACAGTTGAGAGCCGGCAGGATGTCGCAATGACTCTGGTGAAGATCTACTTGGGACAAGGCCTGGTGGTGCCATTCCTAGATTACCTCAACACCCGGGAGGTCAACCACACCA CTGATCCAAACACTTTATTTCGCTCCAACTCACTCGCCTCCAAGGCCATGGAACAGTTCATGAAG GCTGTTGGCATGCTGTATCTGCATGAGGTGTTGAAACCCATCATCAATCGCATCTTTGATGAGAGAAAGTACATTGAGCTGGACCCATGTAAGATTGACCTGAACCGCACAAG ACGTATTTCATTTAAGGGTGCAGTGTCTGAGGCAGAGGTGCGGGACAGCAGCGTGGAGATGCTGCAGGGCTATTTAACCAGCATCATCGAATCAATCGTGGGCTCAGTTGATCAGTGTCCTCCTGTCATGAGAGTGGCCTTCAAACAGCTGCACAAGAGAGTAGAGGAGCAATTCACTGAGCCTGAGCATGAG GATGTGAAGTACTTGGCCATCAGTGGATTCTTCTTCCTGCGTTTTTTTGCTCCTGCAATCCTCACGCCTAAACTGTTCCAGCTGAGAGACCAGCATGCTGACACACGGACAAGCAGAACACTGTTACTACTGGCCAAG GCACTGCAAAGTGTTGGCAACTTGGGCCTTCAGCTGGGCCACGGAAAGGAGCAGTGGATGGCGCCTCTTCATCCCATCATCCTTCGCAGTGTGGCTTCTGTCAAGGACTTCTTGGACAAGTTGATTGACATAGACCATGACATTG TATCTGAGGTACCTCAGAGGGCTGTATTCATGCCTTCAGTCACAGTTAAGGAGGGCTACCTCCATAAACACAAAGCAGAGGGACCACAGCTGCTCTCCCGCTTTGCCTTTAAGAAACGGTACTTCTGGTTGACTAGTGAGACGCTGTCTTATGCGAAGACCTCTGATTGGCAG GTGCGCTCTTCAATCCctattcagtgtgtgtgtgctgtggaGAGGGTGGATGAAAATGCCTTTCAGCAGCAGAATGTAATGCAGGTCATCACTCAGGACAACGACGGGCAGCTGCACACCATGTACATCCAGTGCAAG AATGTCAATGAGCTGAACCAGTGGCTGTCTGCGATCAGGAAAGTCAGTATCTACAACGAGCGCATGCTGCCCTTTTTCCACCCGGGGGCTCATCGCAGTGGCAAGTGGACCTGCTGCCTGCAGGTGGACCGTGCTG TTACAGGCTGCAGCAGAACTCACTCAGCTGTGACTCTGGGTGACTGGAGTGACCCACTGGATCCTGACGTAGAGACTCAAATGATATACAAGCAACTTCTCCAGGGCAGAGACAAACTCAG GAAAAAATATGTGGAGATGCCAGACTCTGATCAGACGTCGAGCAAAAAGGAAAAGAGGATCAACTCGGATCACCCAG ATGGCGCCGAGTGCAATGCTCAGCAAATGAAGCCAGGTCAGAGTGTCGCTGCTCGTCTGTTGGTGGTGATCGAGGATCTGGAGCACGCTCACGCCACCTTCCAGCACAGAGAAAAAGAGGACGCCACCAGTGTCATTCTGAATCCCTAG
- the dgcr6 gene encoding protein DGCR6 translates to MDGYPGVIGGDSTKQQERHYYLLSELQTLVKDLSSSFQQRLSYNTLSDLALALIDGTVYEIVQGLLDIQHLTEKNLYNQRQKLHCEHQALKQDLARKHKEALQSCKSHNLALLKSNQQAELEALEIRVREEQRMMDKKIVAEMDQKVIDQQNTLEKAGVPGFYITTNPQELTVQMNLLELILKLQQKESQSGLL, encoded by the exons ATGGATGGTTATCCCGGAGTCATTGGCGGTGATTCTacaaaacaacaagaaagaCATTACTACCTATTATCCGAACTACAAACTTTGGTCAAAGACTTATCAAG CTCCTTCCAGCAACGCCTCTCCTACAACACGCTGAGTGACCTGGCTTTAGCACTCATTGATGGGACAGTATATGAGATCGTGCAGGGCCTCCTGGATATTCAACATCTGACGGAGAAAAATCTGTACAACCAAAGGCAGAAGCTGCACTGTGAACACCAAG caCTGAAACAAGATCTGGCACGGAAACACAAAGAGGCTTTACAGTCGTGCAAGTCTCACAACCTTGCTCTTCTTAAGTCAAACCAACAAGCAGAGCTTGAG GCACTGGAAATTCGAGTGCGAGAGGAACAAAGGATGATGGATAAGAAGATAGTTGCAGAAATGGATCAAAAAGTAATAGACCAGCAGAACACCCTGGAGAAGGCTGGAGTCCCTGGGTTTTATATCACCACTAATCCTCAG GAGCTGACAGTGCAGATGAACCTCCTTGAACTGATTCTCAAGCTTCAACAGAAAGAGTCACAGTCGGGTCTGCTGTGA